Proteins found in one Thermoanaerobaculia bacterium genomic segment:
- a CDS encoding tetratricopeptide repeat protein — translation MRRIVHARAGLVAFVAWAAAALAVAGASGAGGDPGAALAQLRRETASAHPPPVSEQSRRLTEIGREYLGAGDPPRAIELLSEAAADDPGNGAAVAELTLAYVRHGDLEFAEFYLDAAIRTSQANPDAVRVFRELGSLYADRNRTSEALRAWEEAIRLGGNDPSIRARMGKLRRDWAYGHGQQYLEGNDFEVFYDAGVPIEAVESTLRFLDERRAELAAFFGQPLAVSPVVILYQGRRYFAWMDTPDWVGGIYDGRIHVPLPPDGPEAESYRALLSHELAHAFITEMTGGRAPGWLQEGVAQYVEGRRISAEEAAKSLSVIPLESVADLSTAFSQRSDRERARAAYRLALFCVQELVRADGPAAAACILRDLASGTPVEAAIREETGTALPDLERGWRAAMREAAPPARRRR, via the coding sequence GTGAGAAGGATCGTGCATGCGCGGGCGGGGCTCGTTGCTTTCGTGGCGTGGGCGGCGGCCGCGCTCGCCGTCGCGGGAGCATCGGGGGCGGGGGGAGACCCGGGCGCCGCGCTGGCGCAGCTTCGCCGGGAGACCGCGAGCGCGCATCCGCCTCCGGTTTCCGAGCAGTCGCGGCGGCTCACGGAAATCGGGAGGGAATACCTCGGGGCCGGCGATCCGCCGCGCGCGATCGAGCTCCTGTCCGAAGCCGCGGCCGACGATCCGGGCAACGGCGCGGCGGTCGCCGAGCTGACGCTCGCGTACGTCCGCCACGGCGACCTCGAGTTCGCGGAGTTCTACCTGGATGCCGCGATCCGGACCAGCCAGGCGAATCCGGACGCCGTGCGCGTCTTCCGGGAGCTCGGCTCGCTCTACGCGGACCGCAACCGCACCAGCGAGGCCCTGCGCGCGTGGGAGGAGGCGATCCGGCTCGGCGGCAACGATCCGTCGATCCGGGCGCGGATGGGGAAGCTCCGCCGCGACTGGGCCTACGGCCATGGCCAGCAGTATCTCGAGGGGAACGATTTCGAGGTCTTCTACGATGCGGGCGTCCCGATCGAAGCGGTCGAATCGACGCTCCGGTTCCTGGACGAACGCCGCGCCGAGCTCGCCGCGTTCTTCGGGCAGCCGCTCGCGGTCTCGCCGGTCGTCATCCTCTACCAGGGCCGGCGATACTTCGCCTGGATGGACACGCCGGACTGGGTCGGGGGGATCTACGACGGCCGCATCCACGTCCCGCTGCCGCCCGACGGCCCGGAGGCCGAGAGCTATCGCGCGCTCCTTTCGCACGAGCTCGCGCACGCGTTCATCACCGAGATGACCGGCGGGCGCGCGCCCGGGTGGCTCCAGGAGGGCGTGGCCCAGTACGTCGAGGGCCGCCGCATCTCCGCGGAGGAGGCGGCGAAATCTCTCTCCGTCATCCCGCTCGAGTCGGTCGCGGATCTTTCGACGGCGTTCTCCCAGAGGAGCGACCGCGAGCGCGCCCGCGCGGCGTATCGCCTGGCGCTCTTCTGCGTCCAGGAGCTCGTGCGCGCCGACGGTCCCGCCGCCGCCGCCTGCATCCTTCGGGACCTCGCCTCCGGGACTCCGGTGGAGGCCGCGATCCGCGAAGAGACCGGCACCGCGCTTCCCGATCTCGAACGCGGCTGGCGCGCCGCGATGCGGGAAGCCGCGCCGCCCGCCCGGCGCCGCCGGTGA